The Triticum urartu cultivar G1812 chromosome 6, Tu2.1, whole genome shotgun sequence genome includes the window GGCGTCTACCTCCCTCGCGTGGCTCACCGTGGCTGCATCAATCTACATCTACGCAAGGCAGCCATCTTCGATCTGACGTGCGTGACTTCTTCGTGGTCGCCATCGACCTCGTACTCGTTGGCTAGGCATCGAAGCCTGCAAGCTGTGGCAAACCTCCCAGCGCATGGATGCATCGACCTTGAGTCATGGCCGTCCCTGTCATCCTGTTCACGGCAGACTCTTTTTCTCTCGTGTGTGTGTTTCTTTCTCTCATGGTGTGTGTGGATTGTTACGTTTACTAGTTGGCTCATGTCAGGTGGATGGATCTGAGTGCTAGCTTAGTGTGTGTCGTGTGCATATGGATGTGAATGCTAGTCACATAGTGTTGAACTGCAGGACACTATGGCTTGTAATTTAGTCTAGTTtcacacacattgatgtttagttggcaggacactagttgcacacacatatgCGCAATTGACGCGGCAATGTAGTCTAgctgcacacacattgatatttAGTTGGCAGGACTAGTTACACACATATATGCTCAGTTGGCGCGAcaatgtagtctagttgcacacacattaatgtttagttggcaggactATTGGCACATACATATGCTCAGTTGGCGCGACAATATAGTCTAGTTGTACAGaaattgatgtttagttggcaggaagACTTTCGTCGAAACATCCTATGCGGGATCTACTTTTGAAGAGCATTTCGCGAGGGTTTCAATTAGATCTGATTTCACTGTTGAAACTCTCGCAACGTGCTCTTTGAAATTAGATCCAACATGGGTATATTTTGTTAAAAAAAATTGTGTAATTTAGTCTCCGTTTTGTGCAACTGCCTAGTAGTCGATGTGCAACTACGTGATAGTGGATGTGCAACTTTTTGCTTACCCGTAGATGTGTAGTCTTCACTGGTGGGCGCCTCCACCCCCAAACTACCTCCTCCTCTAGTGAGATGTGAGAATTCATGTGTTGTGCACGCCAACTGCCTAGTAGTTGAtgtgcaactttccccctcctcGTGGTTGTGTTTCATTGTTTGCTGCAATGGATATGCAACTTCAGATACTGCCACGACCAACTATTTTACGAGTGATGTGCAACTTTCCCTCGTACCCGGTGGATGTGTAATTTCTCTACTAGCACCTGGTCTAAACCACCCCTTTAGTACAATGTGCAACTTAATTTAGCACCCTGTTTATATGCAACTTTTCACTACCCTCGTGAATATATAACTTTTCACTACCCCTCGTGAATGTGAAATTTTCACCCTCCAACTGTCCCTGCCTGTGAGACGTACAACTTCATATGTTGCTCCGGCCAACTGCCTAGCAGACTTTGTGCAACTCCGTTTGTTGCCCCCGCCAATTAAAACTGCATATCCACAAGTAGGGAGGGGAATGAGTTGCACATCGAGTAATAGACAGTTGGCTCTAACAACAGACTAAGTTGCACATATCGCTGGTAGGGCAGATGGGGCAGGGTGTGTCAACTAAAAAAACAACACATCCATGAGTTAGGACAATGGTTGGATACTAGACAAATGGTCGGAGCAGTAGACTAGTTGCATAACAAGTTGTCATGGTTGCTAGGTTGCAACCTCATATGAAATTAGACCATGCATCTTCAAAAACTGGTTTTGAAAAAAGTTGCACCATGTAGTACTAAAGTTGCACAATGCAGTACTAAAGTTGCACCATATAGCATCAGAGTTGGCATCAAAAAAAATTCATCGAAACATATCCATGCGGGATCTAGTTTTAAAGATCTCACCGCGAAGAATCCAACAGTGAAGACGGATCTGAATTTCGACGCGCGGTTTGGAAGATATAGCTTTTTGAAAATTTGAAACCCGAAACAAATGCATATGTGATCTGTTTTTTCAACTGAATGTAACCGGTGTGAATACATTAAATGCTAAAAGATACATGCGCTAGCGGACAAAAATTACACACATGCATGTCTATACAGAGCGGACGCTAGCGGATAAAAAAATTCTATTTTAGGCCGGCCGCTCGCGCATGCCAACGAGCAGCCGGCCGCTACGTAGACTCGTCCAATATATAATGTTCTTACAATCATTCATGATGATAGTGCTAATCTTCTGAGGATATTTGCTAACCAACATGCCATTTTTTGTTGTTGACGTCCAATGGCTGCCATTGCATGCCCGACCTGGTTCTCTGTTCTCTTGATTTTCCTAATTTCAGTTTGCCTCTACTTCAACAGTTCTGCTATTACAGCCATCTGGTACATGTTCCTCGAACGATCAAGTGACCTTGCATTCACTAAGGACAAGATTTCAACGCAATCAGTCTTCACCAATATTGGTTTTTGTGACCAATGTAGTGCCAACTTAAGTCCCTCCTCACATGCAGCAAACTTAGCCTCTAGGGGTCCAGGGCAATCGAAGAGCCATCTACAAGCCCCAAAGATTACCTGGCCAGCATGGTCACGCAGGATCATGCCTGCTCCTGCGGATCCGTCCGCAACAACATATGAACCATCAAAATTCAGCTTGACATAATTTTCTGGTGGAGGCTCCCGTGATGCTATAGTACTCGGACAGATTGACTTGCTCGTACACATCAATGCTGGTCTATACATCATGTTCGGAATTTTACCTTTGGTGAGGTCTTGCATGCGGATGGTGCCTGATCATAAGCAACGATTCTACAAGCTTGATAGGAAATGTTTAGAAGCTTCAGCGGGAATCAAAGGCTTCTCATGGGTGAGCTCATTGTGAACATGCCACACACGCCACAACACCATCAGGACAAGCATGCGTTGTATTTCATTCATTTCCTTTTTTTGAACCGGGTTAATCCCCTTTTCATTAACTGAATAACGGAAATACAAATCGAGTTCTAGAAGAAAACGAAAGGGAAAGGGAAAAAACGGGTTCAAGCATCCCAGGGAAACCCACCATAGATGCTCGCAATCGAAGCACCTACTGTGGGGCGAAAACCCTGAGACACCATTTAACAAGTAGCTACAGACCAAAGAAACCCCCGACACATAGCAGTCGAGCTCAATCTACGTCAAAGGGACACAAGTAAATGACACATAGGGGAAGAGGGGGAGGGGGGGCAAAACAGCCGCCACAGATGACATCGCGCAAATTCCAGCTCCAGAACCCGACGGCGTCAGTCTTCAGGCTTCATTCCGAGCTTCTCTCGGTGTGAGCAGATGCGCATAACCTCATCATCCTCATGGCGTTGTCCCTCAGCAGCAGCGCGCCGTGCTCCAGTTCTTCCCGCTCCAAGCCTTTCAACAGTCCTGCCCAGTATTTCAAATGTACACAAGTTGTGAAGACAATCTCAAAAGGAGACGACATTTTCTTGTGTTCAAAAATAGCTTGGTTTCTGCGGTTCCAGATAGCCCAGCAAACAGCCGCTAAGCCCACAATGAAGTGTCGTTCCCCTTGGGGAAGAAAAGCATAACACCAGAAGTAGAACTGGCACAGGTTGTTCGGGCATAAGTCAGTGCCAAGCATCGCCCCCACCGTTCGCCAAACTGTTCTAGCGACAGGACACAGAAAAAAAAGTGAAGGTAGGTCTCTCCACAATCACAGAACGAGCAGCGGGGGTCGCCTGCCCAGTTCCTGCGTTTCATAACATCTCTGGTTAGTACTACATCTTGAAACAATTGCCACAGAAAGATCTGGATTTTGGTTGGCAGTCTGGCCTTCCAAATCCATCTATAATCGCACCCAGAGATATTTCTCTCAAGGTAAGAGTACATCGCTTTCGTCGTATACTTCTCTTTAGGGCCAAGAACCCATTTGATTTTATCAGGTTCCACGGAAGGAGCAATGCTCTGAACAATACTTTTTAATCCAGCAAACTGGATAGCTAGATCGGGGCTCAATCTTCTTCTGAAGATGCCCCCCCTTTTTCTGCCCCAAAATTGAGCGATCGTATCGTCAGGGTGCTTAGCTATGCTGATCAGGACCGGATATTTCTCACACAACGGTGGGTGCTCACCAACAGGGTCCTGCCAGATCCTGGCCACATTACCAGAATTAATGATCACATTCCTTCCAGCCATATAATGTTCTTTCACTTTGAGTAAAGCCTTCCAGACAGATGAATCATTGAACTTCATTTTCACCATGGCTACAGAATAGTTTCTAAGATACTTGGCTTTAATTACTTCTTGCCATAGGCCTTCACCCGTATCTAGTTTCCACCACCATTTTGCCAGGAGAGATATGTTTTGCTTATGGAGGTCTTTCACTCCAAGCCCACCTTTTTTCTTAGATCGGCACACTCGAGACCACTTAACAAGATGGTAACGTTTTTTCTCCGTGCCACCGCACCAGAAAAACTTACGACAATACTTGTCCAGTCTCTCAATGAAGGTCTTAGAGAGAAGGAACATAGACATGTAGTAGTAAGCTATACTGGACAGGGAAGAATTGAGTAAAGTCAATCTTCCACCAGAGGAGGTGGAGTTGCCAATCCAAGCATCGCAACTCAAGAGGTATCTAATAGCAACAAACTCCCAGTTGATGTTCCGCAAAGAGGAATAACTCACAGGCACCCCTAAGTATTTCATAGGAAAGTGGCCAATTTTACATCCAAAAAGGTCCGCATACTTATGGAGAGTAGACTCATCATCTCCCACACACATGACCTCACTTTTCATAAAATgagagaagtgcatatttcaACCCCGAACTCTTGCCCTGGTTTAATTTACAACCCCAAACTCCAATACAGTCTAAATTACAACCCCCAACTCTCAAAACCGGCTAGGAGTCAACCCTCCCCTCTCCGTTGACcggttttgaccagtcaacggGTCCAGTCAGCATGCCACATTAGCATTATTTTTAAAAAGCTGTAAAATAAAAAAATacaggaaaagaaataaaaaaatcaaatttcctggaaaaaatcagggaaaataaataaaatcgaATTTCCGAAAAACAAAATTATCAACATTTCCATGAAAAACCAAAAATACTTAAAATAAAAAAGTCCAAGGGAAAAAAATTCAAATTCCCAAgaaaattatattaaaactgtaaaatagaaaaaaaatctaaaaaagtAATTTCCAAAAAagttcattttttatttttttctcgaaAATTACAGAAAAGTTTCCGaatttttttttgcaatttttttcggaaatttgtttttttatttttttccctgATTTTGTTCTCGATCTTACAGATTTTTCTTgaatttttgaaattttttttgacGTGGCATGCTGATTAGACCTGTTGGTCAAAACTGGTCACCTCTGGTCAAAACCGGTCAACAAGGAGGGGAGGGTTGAATCCTGACCGGTTTTGAGAGTTGAGGGTTGTAATTCAGATGGTATTGAAGTTTGGGGTTGTAAATTAGACTAGGGCAAGAATTCAGGGTTGAAAAATGCACTTCTCTCTCATAAAATTGATTTTAAATCCAGACATAAGCTCAAAGAGATATAACAACAGCTTAAGGTTAACACCATGCTCGATATTGTCCTTGATACAAAGGATCGTATCGTCAGCATATTGAAGGATAGACACACACCCTGGAACGAGGTCAGCCGCGAGCCTTTTGAGCAGATTATTCTTTTGAGCATTGAAAACCATTTTGGATAAACATTCAGCTGCTAGATTAAACAAAAAGGGAGACATAGGGTCTCCCTGACGAACCCCCTTAAAGCTTTGGAAATACGGCCCTACTGTGTTGTTAATCTTAACACTCACTGTCTCGTTTCGTAAAACTTGATCAACCCAGGAGCACCACTTATCTCTGAAGCCCCTAAGTCTATGGCATTCAAGAAGGAAGTCCCAATTGACTTTCTCGTACGCTTTCTCGAAATCGAGTTTAAGCACAACCCCGGTTCTTTTTTTTACATGAGTGTGGTGGAGGACCTCATGCAAAGTCAGCATCCCATCCATTATATTTCATTTTTTGATAAACGCATTTTGATGGCGGCTAATGAGTTTATCAGCAAACACTGCCGCCCTATTATGTAAAACTTTGGTAATCAGCTTGTAAGGGCAACAGAGGAGACAGATAGGGCGGAATTCTTGTATCTTCTTCGCTCCACTAATTTTGGGAATGAGAGTGATGATACCGTAGTTTAGCCTCTCTACATCCAAGGTGCCTTCATGGAAGGCCACGAATAGGTTCATGATATCATACTTAACAATCTCCCAACAGAATCTATAGAATTCTGCTGGTATGTTATCCGGGCCTGGAGCACGATTGCTATCCATAGAGAAGAGGGCCGCTTTAACTTCTTCCTCACTAAAAGGACGAGTAAGGAAATCATTGTCTGAATCAGTAAGTTTTTCATCCTCTCCCCAAGAATTAGGATTAAGATGGAAAAGATTACCCGGAGCTGCCCCAAAGAGCTCCTTATAGTAATCTGTAGCATGTTTTAATAAGTTTTCAGTACCCTCGATCATCTCCTCTCCACTGGAGAAAGAGTGAATTGTGTTTTTTCTTTTCCTTCCATTGGCAATCCTACGAAAAAATGAAGTGTTTTGATCCCCTTTTAACAGCCATGTCTCATGGGACTGTTGTAACAAAAAAAGCTCTTCATCAACAAGCATTTGTTGAACCGTAGCATTAGCAACCAGTCCGGCTCTTCGTTTCGGAGAGCTTCAGCCGGCGGCAAATCCCAGACCGTATGCATTATATCCCATAGGTCCCGGGCGTGAGGGCATCTGATTAGAGCATGATGAACTGTTTCATCCTCTTGCCCACATATTGTGCAGGTTCCATCCAATTCCATGTGTCGGCGCTTCTTATTTGCACGAGTAGCCAGCGCCTCTCAAGCAGCTTTCCAAGCAAAGCCACAGACCTTAGGTGGAGCCCCACTTTTCCATAGCAGCTTCCATGCAGGTCTAGACCCATCTGTTCTCGTGCTTGATTCTCCAACTCCTTGTTGTGCCATGATCAGATCGCGGGCCATATTGTATGCCGACCGCACTGAGAATCTCCCTTGCTTGTCGGGCTGCCAGGCAAGAGAGTCTGCTTCGAATCTACGAGAGGCCTTGATTTTTAGAATCTCAGAGACATCTGCTGGAAGGAAATGTTGTGTGAGAAGCAACATATTCCAAGAGCCATCAACATTGAGAAAATCTGCCACCCATTTTAGTCTGCATCGACGTAGAAGTTGAACACAACTGTCATCGATCGGCAGGCTCAAGTGCAATAGAAAAACGAAATCGCTTAGTTTTGGGGGGTCTTCTCATCGCGCGTGACTGTTCGCCCCCCCTAGATTCGCCTTTTGAAAATAAAATATTTCATGAACCATACATACGAATTACAAACTGTTTTCACCGTTGCATTTTTCACGTCAAGATTTTCAAAAACTacatcccatgttgataggtttcgACAAATATTTTTCTCAGTGAAAATTGTGTTCTCAAAGTGATCAAACTCGGGCTCATAAACTGTGCTAACTCTGCTCCCGCGTGAAGCACATATGTGCTCCCAAAATGAACTAACTAATGCTCTTGAGCTGTAGTAACTTATGCTTCCAGATGAACTAACTTGTGCTCCCGCGAGGGGTGAATCACGCCGTGCTTCAAACATGAACTAACCTGCGCTTCCACCTAGTACTAACTCATGTTTACAATGCGACCCTAAAAAAAAACCTCATGTTTACAATGCCAAGCACAAACTGTGCTTCCGAATGAACACATGTGCTTCCAAGAAAACTCAAGAAAATAAATAAACCAAATACACCCCCAAAAAAACCAGGCAAAAACAacaaccccctcccccccccccccaccctccccccccccaaaaaaataCAAGAACATAATCGGAGATAGCGGCGTCTTCAGTAGACTGGAGACAGGAACGTAATCTTCATCATTCAAGTGAAACAGTTCCAGGAATACAAGAGggaccaaaaaaacaaaaaaactaatcCGAGGCGGTACGGTAGGAACCAAAATGCACACGCGTAGCAATTCATCTCCATCCTATCCCAAGTGACCATAGTTCACTCACCTCCAGCAGAAAACGGAAACAGTAGTTACATGCGCTTTCATCTGTTTATCCAGACATCTCTACTAGCTTCACAAGAGTCTTAAGCAATTAGGTGAGCTATTACCAAGTTCACCAGGAGAAGTTAACCACGAGTGTATCCTGCACAGCATTCTCCTAAAGTTCGATTCACGTTACCAAGCTCAACGATAAGACGGGAAGATCAACCACTGATGTTGCCGAGCCAAAACAGCATCGGGAACTGAACAACCGCCAGGAAGAGCAGAAAGTAGTGGTTTCGACTCGGATGCCGCTCGTAACTCCTTGGTCCACCCAGAAGAACCCTCTTCATGGTCTTCACGAGGAACACGCCAGTGCAGAGACAGAACCATGGCATGATGAAGTAGTATAAGTAGCTCCAGAAGATGCGGGCCAGCATCGCAAGAGATGTGCCAGCAAATCCATACCCAGCATACGCCACAATGTCTAGCAATGGCGCTTCACCACTGCCCAGGGAGTACAGCAAACCTTTGATGAGGACGACTTGCAGAAACCAGCCAACTAGACCTCTTGTGAACTGTAGGGTCAGTGCCTCAGGGGTAAACCTGTATCACCGAACAAATCACATTTAGATGATTCAGTCATGTAAAGTGTGCAGTGGTTCTCCAGATAGAAGATACAGAGTGCTACACGCTGTATTTACCTTCCCAGAACTCCCAATGCGTATCCAGCAATGACAATGTAGGTGCCAAATGCCATCAAAGGGATGTACAGGTCTGGGGCATTGATATCCTGAATTGGAGGTTTGTAGGATAGCCTTCCTCCTACAGGTTCAGTTATTCTCGTCCAATGACCCTTAAGGAAGACAATAAAGCAACATGCATGTTATGAGACTTCACAGCATGCAAATCTTGCAAGGAAAAAAGGAGAGTGAAACAGAGCTCACCCTGTGAAAGAAAGGGAACAAGACGACCTTCAGTTTGTTCCTCACATACTGGCTGTTGACTTGAAAATAGTATTGAGGGTCGGACAAATATTGAGTAATCTGACACAATCAAGTGAGGTTAGCTTGGCAGGTTTCAAAAATATTATCCACAAAAGAGAGTTGAATAAAGTTGAAGACATACATTGCTCTGCATGAACTCAGAACTCGAACCAAGAAATTTCTCTCCATATGCTCCAAGTCCAGTACGGATAAGTCCAGGTCCAGCACCATACATGGCACTTTCAAAAGGATTTGGTGGTGCATTTGCAGGCCTAGGACCTAAGCCACCCAGATCACTATTCATTGCTGCCATGATAATAACTGAGCAGTCAGAAAACAATGTATTCAGAACAGTATAACAAAAGAAAACTGTGCTCGAAAGTATTTTGCGATAAGTTGAAGTCAAGAATCATAAGATGGTCTCAATCCAATTGATGATCAACAAACAGTAATCAAAATTCAAAAGTAatactaagttcattatgatccCAACTCCCAAGTCAAGAGAAGGAAAGAACAGCAGAAACGAATCATAGCTCAATGAATTTCATGACATAACACCCATCCTTCCAAGATGAAGTGGTGATGCTAACGACAATGTGTCATAAAACTACTTTGACGGAGATAAAAGGAAAGACAGGTGATCCACATCAGCACATCTCATTTTGGCTGGTGGAGCCTGTTGCCTTAGTTTAACAACTAACATTCCGCAGTAATATGACGGCCTAACAGGAAGTATTGTCCGTTAAGACTTTTCTTGGTCAAAGAAAAACGCATCAGGTTATCATTTCACTGATCTGTGGTCATTCCATAATCTTTGCAACAACAACAAAGTCTTTAgtccaaacaagttggggtaggccaGAGCTGAAACCCAAAACACCTCAACCAACTCATGGTTCTGGCACATCAAGCTTCCATTAGCTGGATAAATAAATTTTAAAGCAAACAAAGCCACCATGGCAATTGAGTGCACGGTCCTAAATCCAAGAAACTGCAAATTGTCTTTACAAACAGTGTGTTATGGTACATATTGGTGATTTTACCAGTTCCCTTAATTACTTGTTCTGGTGAACTACAAAAGTAACATGATCCTCAAGGCTTACCCAGTGTTCCACTTCCATCCACCAATCCAGTTACTCTCGGATCTACTACACGCTACTCTAAAACTTCTTTCCAGAAAGATAACCACACTAGTCTATACTTCCCTTTAACCTCCAATAGCAGGGCAGCCGCCGTAAACTACGTTCTACCTGATCCCATCCCAAATTCCAGCGGCGGACCTAACGTGGGGCACGCGGGATCAGTCGAATATCCTAGTTTCTTCCTATTTCGAAAGGAATTGCTACCCGTGGTCAACGCAGCGACGAAATACGATGGGGACGGGATGGATCGGAGTGCCCGCTCCAGAAAGTAAGGTTTGCATCAGATTGCTCACAGCAAAGACAACTCGTACAATACAAGTATCTCAGAACAATCCAAGCAAGCTAGGGTTCATCGCAGACAGGTGTGGATCTAATGGTGCGCCGGGGCGTGCACCAGCGCAAACACCCAAAATTTGTGGAGGTTAGTTTGGGTTTACCTCAGGAACCAATGCCGTCCAAGATCGCGGacggggtgggggggggggggggggggcgatgAGGTGGaacggggacggcgacggcggTGACGCGCGTGAGAGGCGGAGTGTTGGGGGTGGCTGGTGAGGCGTCGGCGGTGTCGTAGGATGCGGCACGGCGGAAACTGTACGGCACGGCGGTGGTAGACTACTCTGGGTCTAGAGCCGCGTTCGCCGCTGGGTCAGATTGGAGCTTGGGGAAAAGGGATCTTTTTTTTAACGCAGTACAACGCAAATCTGATAGTACATATGCATGTACACTCATCTTATGAACGTAAAAACGATGAGTACTTCTGAGAGACTGAGGCATAACATATTATATTGAGATTAATGAATGGCAACTGCTAGGCGCCGGTTGGCCCCCATCCATCCGATGCGATCTCCAGGTATCGTTGGATCTGACTCAACGCATCTTTCCTCCCTAGCATATCCCTTCCGTACGACAAATCACAGAGGGAACATGGCTGCCGCGCGCTTGCCGGCCACCCCGGGCTCACCGTCGCCATGGAAGAAGACGCCTTGCTGGTCGCAAATGCCTCCATTTGTCGTCGCAGCAGCAAACATCAAGGATGGTTGTAACAAAAATTCTCGCAGACCCTTGGTTGTAGCTCGTGAAACCATGGACGGCGATTGCACCACTGCCAGTTGCAGCACCAAATGGCAGACGACGGCATGGCTGACAGCCAAAAAAGGCGGTGGTAGCATTTTTTGGAGAGGATTCCGGCAAAAACCAAATCCGGTGGAAGCTTTTGGGCGGTTCCTTACAGCAAACCCAAAAAGGCGATGGTAGCAAATTTGGGTGTCGGTTCCAGCAAATTCCAAAACGGTTGTAGCAACGAAAAGGCATCGCCGCCGTCGACCAGCACCGTTGTGCATGTATGTAGCAAAAAAAGTCACCGGTGGCAGTAAAAACAGGCTACGGTTGTAAAAAAAACGTCGCTGGTCCGGCAGGACGAACTCCGGTAGTAGCATTCCTGAACAAAATGCTACAACCAGCGATTTTAAAGGCCGGAACCAGTGATTTCAGAAAAAAGATGCAAAAGAAATAGACTTTTTGAAGAAAAAGCTTGAACGGAGTGATTTAAAAAAGATGCAACCAGTTGGCATAAAAAGTCGGGCAGGTCTCCCACTGCCATGGCTGCTGCGCGGGGGAGGGGAGGAGGGTCGTCGGAGTTGCAAAATAAGGCCATGCCCAACGTGAGCTCGTGTTTTTTTGGTGGCTTTGGAGGTGCTCGCAGCAGCGGGCTC containing:
- the LOC125517600 gene encoding protein YIF1B-B-like isoform X1, with amino-acid sequence MAAMNSDLGGLGPRPANAPPNPFESAMYGAGPGLIRTGLGAYGEKFLGSSSEFMQSNITQYLSDPQYYFQVNSQYVRNKLKVVLFPFFHRGHWTRITEPVGGRLSYKPPIQDINAPDLYIPLMAFGTYIVIAGYALGVLGRFTPEALTLQFTRGLVGWFLQVVLIKGLLYSLGSGEAPLLDIVAYAGYGFAGTSLAMLARIFWSYLYYFIMPWFCLCTGVFLVKTMKRVLLGGPRSYERHPSRNHYFLLFLAVVQFPMLFWLGNISG
- the LOC125517600 gene encoding protein YIF1B-B-like isoform X2, whose protein sequence is MNSDLGGLGPRPANAPPNPFESAMYGAGPGLIRTGLGAYGEKFLGSSSEFMQSNITQYLSDPQYYFQVNSQYVRNKLKVVLFPFFHRGHWTRITEPVGGRLSYKPPIQDINAPDLYIPLMAFGTYIVIAGYALGVLGRFTPEALTLQFTRGLVGWFLQVVLIKGLLYSLGSGEAPLLDIVAYAGYGFAGTSLAMLARIFWSYLYYFIMPWFCLCTGVFLVKTMKRVLLGGPRSYERHPSRNHYFLLFLAVVQFPMLFWLGNISG